In one window of Pseudobythopirellula maris DNA:
- a CDS encoding pyridoxal phosphate-dependent aminotransferase, with the protein MSHPWLAERTAHFDSSGIRKVFDLAAKMDDPINLSIGQPDFPAPDAVKEAACEAIHADLNGYSLTQGVPALREQLQKQVDGEWNHADRKLLVTSGTSGALVLAMLAMVDPGDEVICFDPYFVMYPTLSAMVGGVPVVVDTYETDFQIDLAKVEAAITPRTKLILLNSPANPTGVVADAAVVRGLAELAAKHNVALLSDEIYRQFCYDAPLTSPAQWNDQTIVVDGFSKSYGVTGWRIGWVHGPSAVIDKMIALQQYTFVCAPQPLQHGVLAAEGVDLKPLVASYRDRRDHLLAGLKDAGYEVAPTGGAFYVFPKVPAGGGTATEFVGRAIENELLVIPGGIFSRHDTHFRISYAAPMATIDRGLEVLRRLARP; encoded by the coding sequence ATGTCTCATCCCTGGCTCGCTGAACGCACCGCGCACTTCGATAGCTCCGGCATCCGCAAGGTCTTCGACCTGGCGGCGAAGATGGACGATCCGATCAACCTGTCGATCGGCCAGCCCGACTTCCCGGCGCCCGACGCCGTGAAAGAGGCCGCATGCGAGGCGATCCACGCCGACCTCAACGGCTACAGCCTCACCCAAGGCGTACCCGCATTGCGTGAGCAGCTCCAGAAGCAAGTCGACGGCGAGTGGAACCACGCCGACCGCAAGCTGCTGGTCACGAGCGGCACGAGCGGCGCGCTGGTGCTGGCGATGCTCGCGATGGTCGATCCCGGCGACGAGGTGATCTGCTTCGACCCGTACTTTGTCATGTACCCCACGCTCAGCGCGATGGTCGGCGGCGTGCCGGTGGTGGTCGACACGTACGAGACCGACTTCCAGATCGACCTGGCCAAGGTCGAGGCGGCCATCACGCCGCGCACGAAGCTGATCCTGCTCAACAGCCCGGCCAACCCGACCGGCGTGGTGGCCGATGCGGCCGTTGTCCGTGGGCTCGCCGAGTTGGCCGCCAAGCACAATGTGGCGCTGCTCTCCGACGAGATCTACCGCCAGTTCTGCTACGACGCCCCGCTCACGAGCCCGGCCCAGTGGAACGACCAGACGATCGTTGTCGATGGTTTTTCGAAGAGCTACGGGGTCACGGGCTGGCGGATCGGCTGGGTCCACGGTCCCTCGGCCGTGATCGACAAGATGATCGCCCTGCAGCAGTACACGTTTGTCTGCGCTCCGCAGCCGTTGCAGCACGGGGTGCTGGCTGCCGAGGGGGTCGACCTCAAGCCGCTGGTCGCGTCGTACCGCGACCGGCGCGACCACCTGCTCGCCGGGCTCAAAGACGCCGGCTACGAAGTGGCGCCCACCGGCGGGGCGTTTTACGTCTTTCCCAAAGTTCCGGCGGGCGGCGGCACGGCGACCGAGTTCGTCGGACGGGCGATCGAGAACGAGCTGCTCGTGATCCCCGGCGGCATCTTCAGCCGCCACGACACCCACTTCCGCATCAGCTACGCCGCGCCGATGGCGACGATCGACCGCGGGCTGGAAGTCTTGCGGCGGCTGGCCCGGCCCTAG
- a CDS encoding helix-turn-helix domain-containing protein: MVPKIMKRPARSTEGPFAGSISIGRLARKWGVPRRHVRRLMQKGRLPFIEVAGKIRVPTDALRENTS; encoded by the coding sequence ATGGTTCCCAAGATCATGAAGCGTCCGGCCCGCTCGACCGAAGGGCCGTTTGCCGGGTCGATCTCGATCGGCCGGCTGGCTCGCAAGTGGGGCGTGCCGCGCCGCCACGTGCGACGGCTGATGCAAAAGGGCCGGCTGCCGTTCATCGAGGTGGCGGGCAAGATCCGTGTGCCGACCGACGCGCTGCGGGAGAACACCTCGTAA
- the hisB gene encoding imidazoleglycerol-phosphate dehydratase HisB has translation MKRVAQIQRKTGETDIRLELNLDGAGESTVETGVGFLDHMLTLLARHAVVDLNVEAKGDLEVDDHHTVEDVGICLGQAVREAVGDKRGIRRYGSMTLPMDETLATVAIDLSGRHYLVFGAEFPSDKIGAFDTELVEEFWRAFSANALCNLHVVLHHGHNCHHIAEAIFKAAGRALRQAAETDPRSPGVPSTKGSLDG, from the coding sequence ATGAAACGCGTCGCCCAGATCCAGCGCAAAACCGGCGAGACCGACATCCGCCTCGAGCTCAACCTCGACGGCGCGGGCGAGTCGACCGTCGAGACCGGTGTCGGCTTCCTTGACCACATGCTCACACTGCTGGCCCGCCACGCCGTGGTGGACCTCAACGTCGAGGCCAAGGGCGACCTGGAGGTCGACGATCACCACACGGTCGAGGACGTCGGCATCTGCCTCGGCCAAGCCGTCCGCGAAGCCGTGGGCGACAAACGCGGCATCCGCCGCTACGGCTCGATGACGCTGCCGATGGACGAGACGCTGGCCACCGTGGCGATCGACCTGAGCGGCCGGCATTACCTGGTGTTCGGGGCTGAGTTTCCCTCGGACAAGATCGGCGCGTTCGACACCGAACTCGTCGAAGAGTTTTGGCGGGCCTTCTCGGCCAACGCCTTGTGCAACCTGCACGTCGTGCTGCACCACGGCCACAACTGCCACCACATCGCCGAGGCGATCTTCAAAGCGGCTGGCCGGGCGCTGCGCCAAGCCGCCGAGACCGACCCCCGGTCGCCCGGCGTGCCGAGCACCAAGGGCTCTTTGGACGGCTAG
- a CDS encoding porin, translating into MLAFAFCAHAAAATAPVRLPPPQSADAPADFAGVHQAAWLEGETPCPCPPVTYAAPEFELGVQFDKGLFIRSTDLDERPFSIYAGARLQVRYTGFARDRETWTDAAGVTRTIRNRSNFDTERARLNLSGTALSPDLRYAITFDGDSDGASNVDNLFYFFAYQLTDTVEVAMGRWKVASTRQWLQSSRHLRMVDRSLATEYFRPGFSDGLWLWGKPADGVRWQASLTNGLRTSTRRPADLDDNLAIALTGHIEPWAAYGTSDVDFQCHATPAVRLGASFLFDRTEDRSDAGFPLGDDNFLRLSDGTRLSDTGALAPGVRLLSDHEMVASFDAGLKYQGWSLSGEYFMRWIQGLEADGALPVRQLYDYGFHAELGKFLIAKRVDVNARMSQVSGLRGDSLVYSLGTNYYFGRRSDDLINKFSLDVLAVKGAAVTTSTADFVAGDSGLMVRAQTQLAF; encoded by the coding sequence ATGCTGGCGTTTGCGTTCTGCGCGCACGCCGCAGCGGCGACGGCCCCCGTGCGGCTGCCCCCGCCCCAGTCGGCCGACGCGCCGGCAGATTTCGCCGGCGTGCACCAAGCGGCTTGGCTGGAGGGCGAGACGCCCTGCCCTTGTCCACCGGTCACGTATGCGGCGCCCGAATTTGAGCTTGGCGTCCAATTCGACAAGGGATTGTTCATCCGCTCCACGGATCTGGACGAGCGGCCCTTCTCGATCTACGCCGGCGCCCGCCTGCAGGTGCGCTACACCGGCTTCGCCCGCGACCGCGAGACCTGGACCGACGCGGCCGGCGTGACGCGCACGATCCGCAACCGGAGTAACTTCGACACCGAGCGGGCGCGGCTCAACCTGTCGGGCACGGCCCTCTCGCCCGACCTCCGCTACGCGATCACTTTCGACGGCGACAGCGACGGCGCGTCGAACGTCGACAACCTGTTCTACTTCTTCGCCTACCAGCTGACCGACACGGTCGAAGTGGCGATGGGCCGCTGGAAGGTCGCCAGCACGCGGCAGTGGTTGCAGTCGTCACGCCACCTGCGGATGGTCGACCGCTCGCTGGCGACCGAGTACTTCCGGCCCGGCTTCTCCGACGGCCTGTGGCTGTGGGGCAAACCGGCCGACGGCGTCCGCTGGCAGGCCTCGCTCACCAACGGCCTGAGGACTTCGACGCGCAGGCCCGCCGACCTCGACGACAACTTGGCGATCGCCCTAACGGGCCACATCGAGCCGTGGGCCGCTTACGGCACGAGCGACGTCGATTTCCAATGCCACGCCACGCCGGCGGTCCGCCTCGGCGCGAGCTTCCTGTTCGACCGCACCGAAGACCGCAGCGACGCCGGCTTCCCGTTGGGCGACGACAACTTCCTGCGGCTGAGCGACGGCACACGGCTCTCCGACACCGGAGCCCTGGCGCCCGGCGTGCGGTTGCTCAGCGATCACGAAATGGTCGCCTCGTTCGACGCCGGGCTCAAATACCAAGGCTGGAGCCTCAGCGGCGAGTACTTCATGCGCTGGATCCAGGGCCTCGAGGCCGACGGCGCGCTGCCCGTCCGCCAGCTCTACGACTACGGCTTCCACGCCGAGTTGGGCAAGTTCCTCATCGCCAAGCGGGTCGATGTGAACGCCCGTATGTCGCAGGTCAGCGGCCTGCGGGGCGACAGCCTCGTTTACTCGCTCGGCACGAACTACTACTTCGGCCGCCGCAGCGACGACCTGATCAACAAGTTCTCGCTCGACGTGCTCGCGGTGAAGGGCGCCGCGGTGACGACCAGCACGGCCGACTTCGTGGCCGGCGACTCGGGCCTGATGGTCCGGGCGCAGACCCAGCTGGCGTTCTGA